A genome region from Actinomycetota bacterium includes the following:
- a CDS encoding sigma-70 family RNA polymerase sigma factor, protein MSPDQRLERLYREEGARLWWALLAYSGDREVASDAVAEAFVQALGRGSAIRSPSAWVWKAAFRIAAGELKRRRGTGGPPGEEHYEMPEPSDVLTALARISERQRAAIVLHYYAGYSLKEVAAITGSAKATVGVHLTRGRRRLRMLLEENDE, encoded by the coding sequence GTGAGCCCAGACCAGCGCCTGGAGCGCCTCTACCGGGAGGAGGGCGCCCGGTTGTGGTGGGCACTACTCGCGTACTCAGGCGACCGGGAGGTGGCGAGCGATGCCGTCGCGGAAGCCTTCGTCCAAGCCCTTGGCCGAGGCTCCGCCATCCGGTCCCCGTCCGCCTGGGTCTGGAAGGCGGCCTTCCGCATCGCGGCCGGAGAACTGAAACGACGACGGGGGACCGGTGGGCCCCCAGGCGAAGAGCACTACGAGATGCCGGAGCCCTCGGACGTCCTGACCGCGCTGGCGAGGATCTCCGAGCGACAGCGGGCCGCCATCGTCTTGCACTACTACGCCGGGTACTCGCTGAAGGAGGTGGCCGCGATCACGGGCTCGGCCAAGGCCACCGTGGGTGTCCACCTGACCCGAGGGCGGAGGCGCCTTCGCATGCTGCTGGAGGAGAACGATGAGTGA